In the Pseudomonas sp. ADAK2 genome, one interval contains:
- a CDS encoding M20/M25/M40 family metallo-hydrolase: MTFKLARSPLATSLALTFALGAFAPAAFAEPNKQVLADSEQYKAEALKLLEKLVNIDTGSGYEPGLTQVRDIAVDELKKLGFSIELVPNTPDKSSHVIATLKGTGKAKILLMAHMDTVFKEGSAAERPFHIKDGRAYGPGVMDDKGGIVAGIYALKVLKNLDFKDYAQITFLLDASEETGSDVATDLIKKTAKAHDVTLNLEPGRPADGLVVWRKGSATAVVEVKGKAAHAGVAPELGRNAAMEAAHQILQLGKLGDEAKKTTINFTVLKAGDRTNVIPDQATAKADVRAAVPEEFDRIEKDLARVSKDKLIPDTEVTTTLQRGLPPMPQTPESDRLMAMAQGIYGEIGRKLTEEGSGGAADASLSAGVGTPTLDGFGIVGGNIHTPEEYAEVESVAPRIYLLSRMIMELAKR, from the coding sequence ATGACCTTCAAACTCGCGCGTTCCCCACTGGCCACCAGCCTCGCCCTGACCTTCGCCCTCGGCGCTTTCGCGCCCGCCGCCTTCGCCGAACCGAACAAACAAGTGCTTGCCGACTCCGAGCAATACAAGGCCGAAGCCCTGAAGCTGCTGGAAAAACTGGTCAATATCGACACCGGTTCCGGCTACGAACCCGGCCTGACCCAGGTCCGTGATATCGCCGTCGACGAGCTGAAAAAACTCGGCTTCAGCATTGAACTGGTGCCGAACACCCCGGACAAGAGCAGCCACGTAATCGCCACGCTCAAAGGCACCGGTAAGGCGAAAATCCTGCTGATGGCGCACATGGACACCGTGTTCAAGGAAGGCTCGGCCGCCGAGCGCCCGTTCCACATCAAGGACGGCCGCGCCTACGGGCCGGGAGTGATGGACGACAAGGGCGGGATTGTCGCCGGGATCTACGCGCTGAAAGTCCTGAAAAACCTCGACTTCAAGGACTATGCGCAAATCACCTTCCTGCTCGATGCCAGCGAAGAAACCGGCTCGGACGTCGCCACCGACCTGATCAAGAAAACCGCCAAGGCCCACGACGTTACCCTCAACCTCGAACCGGGTCGCCCGGCGGATGGCCTGGTGGTGTGGCGCAAAGGCAGCGCTACTGCTGTGGTCGAAGTGAAGGGTAAAGCAGCCCACGCCGGCGTCGCGCCGGAACTGGGGCGTAATGCGGCGATGGAAGCGGCGCACCAGATTCTGCAGCTGGGCAAACTCGGCGACGAAGCGAAGAAAACCACCATCAACTTCACCGTGCTCAAGGCTGGCGACCGCACCAACGTGATCCCGGACCAGGCCACCGCCAAGGCTGACGTGCGCGCGGCGGTGCCGGAAGAATTCGACCGGATCGAGAAGGATCTGGCGCGGGTATCCAAGGATAAGTTGATCCCGGATACCGAAGTCACCACCACCCTGCAACGTGGCTTGCCACCGATGCCGCAGACGCCGGAATCCGATCGCCTGATGGCCATGGCCCAGGGGATTTACGGCGAAATTGGCCGCAAGTTGACCGAAGAAGGCAGCGGCGGCGCGGCGGATGCCAGCCTCTCCGCTGGCGTGGGTACGCCGACGCTGGACGGGTTCGGGATTGTCGGCGGCAACATTCATACCCCGGAGGAATACGCGGAAGTGGAAAGCGTGGCGCCGCGGATTTACCTGTTGTCGCGGATGATTATGGAGTTGGCCAAGCGGTAA
- a CDS encoding diguanylate cyclase, translated as MAKTGGKGLSLARRLYTSRTLGLALGLLCVSAAMYPLNPAPWVWAVMLFNGIIWPHLAYQWARRATLPYHAEHRNLLVDAFLGGFWVVAMQFNPLPSATTISMMAMNNVAIGGLRFLLAGTVAQILGVGIGLLVFTPAFIPQTSPLQLYACLPLLCLYPLALGWICFRQANTLGRQKRELLALSRTDSLTGLLNHGAWKDQLEVEFQRCQRQNQGGAIALIDIDHFKTINDTYGHVAGDIVLRQLSKMLKQNLRAADVAGRYGGDEFCVILPDLPLNSAAAAMDALRDRFATLGYEQNPALKVSLSIGLAAFNPAHSDATLWLNDADQALYEAKTTGRNRVICSSDGKPRHELFDSV; from the coding sequence ATGGCAAAAACGGGAGGAAAGGGACTTTCACTGGCCAGGAGGCTCTACACGTCGCGAACCCTGGGTTTGGCCTTGGGTTTGTTGTGCGTGAGTGCGGCGATGTACCCGCTCAATCCTGCGCCTTGGGTCTGGGCGGTGATGCTGTTCAACGGCATTATCTGGCCGCACCTGGCCTACCAATGGGCCCGCCGCGCCACACTCCCTTATCACGCCGAACACCGCAACTTGCTGGTAGACGCCTTTCTCGGCGGCTTCTGGGTCGTGGCCATGCAGTTCAATCCATTGCCCAGCGCCACCACCATTTCGATGATGGCGATGAACAACGTCGCCATCGGCGGCTTGCGTTTTCTGTTGGCCGGGACCGTGGCGCAGATCCTCGGAGTGGGCATCGGACTATTGGTTTTCACTCCCGCGTTTATCCCGCAAACCAGTCCGTTGCAGCTGTATGCCTGCTTGCCGTTGTTGTGCCTGTACCCGCTGGCGCTGGGCTGGATCTGCTTTCGCCAGGCCAATACCCTCGGCCGGCAGAAACGCGAATTGCTCGCCCTGAGCCGCACCGACAGCCTCACCGGTCTGCTCAACCACGGCGCCTGGAAGGATCAACTGGAAGTCGAATTCCAGCGCTGCCAGCGACAGAATCAGGGCGGGGCGATTGCGCTGATCGACATCGACCATTTCAAAACCATCAACGACACCTACGGCCATGTCGCCGGGGACATCGTCCTGCGCCAACTGAGCAAAATGCTCAAGCAGAACCTGCGTGCAGCGGACGTCGCCGGGCGCTATGGGGGTGACGAGTTCTGCGTGATTCTCCCGGACCTGCCCCTGAACAGCGCCGCCGCCGCGATGGACGCCTTGCGCGACCGTTTCGCCACCCTCGGCTATGAGCAGAATCCGGCGCTGAAAGTCAGCCTTAGCATTGGTTTGGCCGCGTTCAATCCGGCGCATTCCGACGCGACGTTGTGGCTCAACGATGCCGATCAGGCGCTTTACGAAGCCAAAACTACAGGGCGCAACCGGGTTATCTGCAGCAGTGACGGCAAGCCTCGGCATGAGTTATTTGACTCGGTCTGA